CCATGTTCCAGAAACTGCGCGAGCAGCACCTGCGCGTCTGCCTGTGGCAATGGCCCTACATCTGCGAGCATCTGGACATTTTCGAGGAGGCGCAGGAGAAGGGCGTGTTGGCCGAGGGGGGCAATTTCGACATGCTGCTTTTCAAGGTGCGCACCATCGACATGTCCAACCCGGAAGCGGCGCAATGGTATCAGGCGCAATTGCGGCGGCTCTTCGACCTGGGCGCAGCCGTGATCAAGGTGGATTTTGGCGAACATGTGCGCGACTATGAGCGTTACCAGGGTTACTCAGGCCGGGAGATGCACAATCTCTACCCGCTGCTCTACAACCAGGCCGCCTTCGAGGTCACGCAGGAATATTTTGGGCAGGGCGTGATCTGGGCGCGCAGCGCTTACGCCGGATCGCAGCGCTATCCGCTGCACTGGTCGGGGGACAATTCCTCCACTTTCGAGAACATGCTCTGCTCCCTGCGCGGGGGTCTCAGTTTTGGCCTGAGCGGCTTCACTTTCTGGAGCAACGACGTGGGCGGCTTCACCGGCACACCCAGTGACCGGCTCTACGCTCGCTGGACTCAGTTCGGCATCTTCAACTCGCACATGCGCCTGCACGGTGGCGGGCCGCGCTACCGCGAGCCCTGGAACTACGAGCCGGAGACGCAGGATATCTTCCGTCGCATGATCGAACTGCGTTATCGTTTCCTGCCCTACCTCTACAGCGAATCCCACCACAGTGCCCGCTCCGGCCTGCCCCTGCTCCGTCCCCTGGTCTACGAGTTCCAGGATGACCCGACCACCTTCAATATCGAAGATGAGTTTCTCTTCGGCCAGGCCGTGCTGGTGGCCCCGATCCTGACCGAGGAGGACGAACGCAAGATCTACCTGCCGGCCGGGCTGTGGGCCGATGGCTGGACGGGCGACCTCCTGACCGGTCCCTGCTGGATCGATTACCGGGCCGATTTAGACCGGGTCCCTTTCTTCTACCGCGGCGGCTACGCCGTACCTCAGGGCCCGGCCATGCAATACGTGGACGAACTTCCGCTTGATCCCCTCACCCTGCACATCGTCCCCGACGAGGCCGGCCGCGTCGCCTACACCATGATAGATGACGACGAAACTATAGCTGTCTCGGGCCAACTCCGCGATGGCATGCTCGATTTGCAGGTGGAATCCAGCCCGCGCGGGCTGGCGCTACACATCTACACCGCCGAAGAGATCGAGCGGGTGATGTGCAACGGGCAAGATGTAACGCCACGGCAGGTCAGCCCCCACCACTGCACCGCCGAGGCAAAAACATAAGGAGCGATCAACTTCGTCATACTTGACCGAACCGCCGGATGCGGCCCCGCTTGTCCGGTGGTGTGGGAGGGAGCGGTCAGGCCGTCCCCTTATCCCGATTCAATACATATCCGGTTGCCATTTCGTCAAAACCAGGGCTATCAGTAAACCGATATCAATCAGGACGCCCATCACCAACCACGGATGCCAGAAGAGGATCAGCAGCAGCAACGACAGGTAGGAGGAAACCACAGCAACCGTTCGCCAGATCGTGTTTGGCCCGGGCACCCCCAATACGCCCAGGCCAGCGAGGACAAAGCCGAATGTGGTCAGAACAACCAGAATAATGCCGATCCACTGAACAGCCGTAACACTCAATCCCAACCGAGGCAGCAGCCAACTTCGTTCAACCGTGGTGAAAAACGCGCCCGGTTTTTCGTTGGGATCAGCAGGATTGGGCGCGGCGGCCAGTCCGGCATGAACCAGTCCGTGAGCGATCAGAAAAATCGCGAACAGAATCTTCACCATTTTGCTTCTGCAGAAGCAACATACAGGAGGTGCAAAATGGCAAGGAAACAAACATACCAGGTCAAGTTGTCGCAGTCAGAACGAGACCATCTAAAGAATCTGGTGTCTACAGGTGAGGAGAAAGCGCGAAAGCTGACGCGAGCGCGGATTCTGCTCAAAGCGAATGAGGGCTGAACCGATGACCAAATTGCGGAAGCGCTGGATGTGGGTCGAGCGACAGTGGGACGGATACGGACACTGTATGCAAAAGAAGGGCTGAGCAGGGCACTCAATCGAAAAGCACCAGATCGGGAATACGAGCGCAAGATGGACGGGAAAACAGAAGCGTATCTGTTGGCGATGCTCCGCGAAAAGCCGCCAGAGGGACATGCTCGCTGGACATTGCGCTTGCTGGCTGAGCGTTTGGTGACCTTGGAGCAGGTAGAAATCGAGTTGCTTACCGCTAAGTTCAATGAGCAGAAATCAATAACTGATGAATGGTAGCCAGGGTTTCATCTACTGATCGATACGTGTCAATCACAAAATAGCCTTCTTCCGACGCTGGCTGCTCAAATGCAGCACAAATACGCTCGTATAGGTCATCCAAAGTGATGTCGATCTTTGCGCCGCTTCGTCCGCCCTCACCGATTTCCTCTATCCGCGTCCTGTGGCGCTGTTGCAGAGCCTCGTCATCATCACAACGGCACCAGATCGGGATCACTTTGTAGCCATGCTCGTTGCACCAACGAACGAGTTCGGCCCGTGGCTCTGCTAACATTGTGCCCAGTTCGACAAAAAAACACTCATTCGCTGATTGCTTGATGATTGTCTTTATACGCCTCACCAGGCAAGAACCTTCCTGGAACCACCGATTCAGGCTGATCTGGGATGGGGGTACAGAGCGGGTGAAAATTGCGTCAGCGAAGATGGCGTCCCCGGGACATACCTCCTGTAGGCGCTGAATGAGTGTGGTCTTCCCGGTGTAAGGAAGGCCGATGAAGATGACGACGGTTTTTATCCTCACGCTCATGAAACTGCGCTCTCCAAGAGCAGATCTGGATTCTGCATGATCTCGTCCATCCGGTTAAGAAAGCGACCGATCGGTTCGGCGTCTACCACCCGGTGGTCGGAACTGATACAGAAATAGCACATGGTGCGGACGGCAAATTCACCATCTACGACAACGGCACGCTGGCGACCGCGCCCCACACCCAGCGCACCGACCTGAGGCGGATAAAGCAAGGCTTGGAAAAAATCGATGCCCAAAGGGCCGGCATTGGAGATGGTGAAGGTCCCGCCTTCCATCTCAGCCAGGGTCAAACGGCCTGCTCGCGCTCGCTGCGTCAGTTCGTTCAGCTCGGTTGCGATTTCGAACAACGATTTTTGGTTTGCCTCGAGAATGACCGGCACAACGATGCCATCCTCGATGGCAACCACTATGCCGATGTGAACATTGTCGTCCAACCAGATGCTTTCGTCCTTCAGACGAGCATTAAGGATCGGCGCTTCTGCCAATGCCAGGGCCGAGGCTTTAGCCAGGATTGCCGTAAATGTAGGTGGTTTGTTTTGTGGCCAGTTCGACTCCGTTAGACCTTGACGAAAACGCAGAACAGAAGTTATGTCAATTTCTCGACAGAGAGCTGCCTGGGGGGACTGAATACTCTCCAGTGTGCGCCGGGCAATGGCCTGGCGCATCGGGCTCAGAGGAATGCGTTTACCCATCGTCGATGCAGTTTGCGCCGTCTCGATAGCTCGCAATACATCCTTGCGTTCGATGCGACCTCGCGGCCCCGTGCCTTCCAAATTTTGCCAGTCGATGCCTTTGTCCTCGGCCATACGCCTCGCTGCCGGCGAGATCTTCACCCGCCGAGGCTTGGGCATGGAGGATGGTGGAGCAGAAGTCGGCGATGGAGGAGGGTCAACTGCCGGGTGCGGGGCACTTTGTTCCATGAGGGCTTCGATGGCTGTGGCAGGTTCATCGGTGCTGGCGATGATGGCCAGCACTGCTCCCACAGCGGCATTCTCGCCAGCCGGCACAACGATAACCCTCAATACACCCGTAGCCGGGGCTGCAACCTCATCGTCAACCTTCTCCGACTGCACGATCAATATGGGATCATCGATCACTACCTCGTCCCCCTCCTTTTTCAGCCATTCGACGATCCGGCCTTCCTCCATGATCATGCCCCAGCGAGGCATGTAAACTGCGGTTGCCATTGCTCACTAGATGTGGTGGGTGGCGAATGGCATTTGTGGCAAGCGTCTGGTGCCACTACTGCCCACATTGGTAGAGGCCCTGGAACGCCATGGCGAACTGGATCTGGATGGTGAAACTCGGGAGTTGCTTCTGGAGATGAGTCCATCCACAGCTGATCGGTTGTTGCAACGGGCTCGAGAGCGAGCGGGGCGACACCGAGGTCACACCGGCACCAAGCCAGGTACGTTGCTCACGCAGAACATTCCCATCCGCACCTTCGCTGACTGGGGTGATGCCCAACCAGGGTTCACGGAAGTGGACCTGGTCCATCACAGCGGTTCATCCAGCCAAGGCGAGTATGTGCACAGTCTGGACATGGTCGATGTAGCCACCCGCTGGAGCGAATGCGTCGCCATTCCCAACCGCAGCCAGATCGCCGTTACCGACGCTATGGAGAGCGGCCGTCAGCGCCTACCTTTTCCCCTGCTTGGGATGGACTCCGACAACGGCACGGCAGCAGCCGATCCGAGAGGTAGCGAGTTTATCAACGTCAATTTGATGCAGTTGCTTCAGCCCGCAGCTTAATGCCCTGCATCATTTTGCGCTCCATCACAAAGGTGATTGGATCTACGAACACACGCCATCCCAGGATATTTCCAAAGTTTGGCTCTAGTCACACTGTGATTATAGGGGAAAGAGCATCGAAGGGGAACCTCCCTATTCACCGAGTTGTTTGACTTCTTACACATCGAAACCCCAGATAAGCTAAGCTGAGTTGCTTTGCTCTCGGCCACACCTTCCCATCATAGACAATAGCTGGTGGCGTCTTCGTGTCCTTGAATTGAAATTGCAGCCAGTTGCAGGCCGGCAATCCAGCCTTCGGTGCGTCTTTCCAGCGCGGCGATATTCTCCGCCGAAAGTTCCAGGCCCATCACCTGGTTGAGGAATTCCGCGGCCTCGGAGGAGGTAAAACGCAAGTCAGCGGCGCGCAGTTCGGTCAATTGACCCCGAGCGCGCAAACGAGCCAGGGGCAATTGTGGGTCATCGCGGGTGGAGATGACCAGATGCATCTGCGGCGGCAGGTGTTCGAGCAGGAAGGTGAGGGCATCATCGACCGGCGACGATTCTATGATGTGGTAGTCGTCGAGGATGAGGGTAATTCCATCGGGTATGGCGGAAACCTCGTTGATCAGAGAGGTCAGAACGATCTCGACATTCACCTCCCCTGGAGATTGCAGGGCTCTCAAGACACCCTGCCCGACGCTGCTTTCAATAGTTTGCAGTGCGGCTACAAAATAGGTAAGGAAGCGCGTGAGGTCGTTGTCACCTCCATCCAACGAGAGCCAGGCAACGCAGGCCCTGGGGTTAAGCTGTTCGCTGTCAACGATCCACTCACTCAGAAGCGTGGTCTTACCGAAACCTGCTGGAGCGGAGAGGATGGTTAGCTTATTGTGTCGGCCGGCGTTTAACCGTTGAACAAGGCGCGGGCGTGAGACCACATTGCGGCGGACACGGGGTAGATTGAGCTTTGTCCTCAGTAGAGGCGCAGACATGACATCCTTCCTGGTCGGAGTTGGCAGAACCTGCAGACGAGATCGTGCATGTCACCACAATAATCTTACCACGTTTTCTGTTTATCCGCAGGCCTGCATGTCATATCCGGGGCGATTCTATTCGGCCTGTTGAATAGGATCGCCCAAACTGTGACTTTGCCGCCATTCGCTTATCATTCAGCCAGGCCCCCACGTTGCCAGCGTGAGGGCAGACGCCAGACCAACACGAATCGCCCCTGCAGCGCCACAGGAAGTACAAAGATGTCCATCGACACGTGTGAAATCTCAACCCCACCAGCCCTCTGGTCCCCCGCCGACAACCTCAGTCCCTGCGTCCGCCAATTGCGCGGGCAGTTCTGGGATTTTTACAATCGGGATTAGTTTTTACACGGTTCAGGTGGGATTATTATGGTTTCACTTCCACGGATCTCGCCATCTCCGTTTTATCCCCTCATTCACTTCCACATAGTGCGTGAGGCCATCCCGTTCGAGGTATATCCGACCATCTAAAAACTCGTCGCCCAGGTCATCCAGGCGTTGTTGCAAGCGAATTTCCAACGTTGCCTGAAGTTCCGAGTAGGCTGGATTGTTGATCAGGTTTTTCATCTGGTAGGGATCAGTTTCATTGTCGTACAGCAACCAGGGGCCATCGAAATTGCGGACGTAAGTGTAGCGGATGGTGCGCAGACCGCGATAGGCGTTCATGCCCGTGTACAACAGTTCGGTGAATTCGGCGGGCATGTTCAGAAACGCCGCTTCGCAACCATCTGGTTGGGTTTCATCACGGAAGTAGGGCGACCAGTCACGGCCTTCGACGGTGTCGGGGATGGGCAGACCGCACAGGCCCAGCAGGGTCGGCATCATGTCGGGCGTGTCCAAGGGGATGGAAAGCCTGCTGCCTTCGTTTCCATGCAGCTGGGGCCAGCGCAGCAGGAACGGCACGCGGATCGATTCATCCCACGGAAAGAGCTTGGTCTCCAGACCCTGCGAACTGCGCATGTCTCCGTGATCAGAGGTCCAGACCAGAATCGTATTCTCTTCGATCCCGGCCTCGCGGATGGCGTCGAGCAGGATCGCCAGGCAGTCGTCGAGGGCGGCGATGTGGGCGTAGTAGCCGCGTAGATCTTTTACCGCCTGCTCACGGAATTCGGGCGGCACATTGGCGCGCAACTCGATCTCGCGTTCAGCATATCGCTCCCGATATTCGGGCGGGGCGGTGTGCAAGGGAAAGTGCGGGGGCCCCCAGGATAGCATCAGGAGAAATGGATTCTCATTTTCCGAGTGATTTTGGATGTAGTCGGCAGCATCACGGCTCTGGGCAAAGGCATCATAGCCTTCCCATTTGCGCGGCGTGGGATCATCGTTGAAGAAATAGGTGGAATCGTTATAGTCGTGATTGCACTCAAAGCCTTTCCAGTACTCAAAGCCCAACTGATACGCCCTGGGCACATAAGATTTCCGTCTTTCAAAGTGTCCTTCAGGACTTCCATAAATGTGCCACTTGCCGATATAAGCCGTGTCGTAGCCGCCATCGTTGAAGGCGCGGGCGATGGAGTCGCAGTTCGGATTCAGCTCAGTGTCATTGATGTAGACGCCGTGTGTGAGCGGATACTGGCCGGTCATCAGACTAGCGCGGGAGGGGCAGCACACCGAGCAACCCGCCACGGTGTGTGTGACATCGATACTTTGCGAAGCAAGTTCGTCGAGAACAGGCGTTTCGCAATTGGCGTCGCCGTTGTATCCGGTTGCCTGCGCTCGCCACTCGTCGGCAAAGATGTAGATGATGTTGGGACGTCTTACTGAAGGTTCGTGTTCAGTCATGATTTGATAAGAGCTTCGGGATCACATCTTCACCGCGCCCGATGTCAGCCCCGCAATAAACGTGCGCATCGAGAATATAAATAGCAGCACGAGTGGTATCGAGGCGATGACCGAGGCTGCCATGGCTTGCCCAGGCTCGGGGCGGACATTGATCTGAGCGTCAGTGAATGCCACGAGCCTCTGCGCCACGGTCTGCAAATCGGGGTCACTGAGAACAAGAGAGGGCCAGGCGTAATCATTCCAGTGGAACCATACTTCAAAAATCGCCATAGCGCTCATGATGGGCCAGGAGAGGGGCAGAACAATGTGTGCATAGATCGACAGATGCCCGGCCCCATCCAAGCGGGCGGATTCAAACATCTCCTCGGGGAGTGTTGCGAAAAATGTGGTCAGGACGAAAATGACGAAACTTTGTTGAGCGGCGTAGGGGAGGATCACCGCCCACAGCGTATTTAGCACGCCCAATTTCACGATCAGCATAAAGCTTGGGACCAGGATCACCGCAGACGGGATAGCAAGCACCCCCAGGACAAAGAAGAAAAGCAGTTGACGCCCAGGAAAGACATAGCGCGAAAGTGCGTAAGCGGTGAGGGAGCCAAATAAGAGAATAGCAAAGGTTGAGATACCGATGATAATGAGATTGTTGAGAAAAGATTGGGCCATCACCCCCCAGGCAACTTCATAATTATCGAAGTGAAAGGGTAGACTGGGCGCCAGGGGATTCATCATGTACTGGTTGAAATCTTTTCCCGAAATAATCAGCATGATCAGGATGGGCAATGCTGTGGGAATGGCCAGAAGCAAGAGCGCCAGATAGGAAAGATAGTAGCCGCGCCAGTGTCTGTGTAGTCGGTGCATCATATCACTCCTACAAAGCCTCGTTTGATTCGCGTGTCACACGCATCTGTATCATTGTCACCAAGAAGACAACGAAAAACAGAACAACGCCGATAGCGGATCCATAGCCGAGATTGAAATCACGTGAGATCGTATGGTACATCCTTAGTCCGGGCAGCATACTGGCCCAACCTGGCCCACCATCCGTCATAATCAGGGGTAACTCAAAACTGCGGAGCCAGAAGATGATCGTGAGCATTACCAGCAAACGAATCTGGCCGCGCACCAGAGGCAGTTCGATACGAAAGAAGCGATTGATGCTGCTGGCCCCATCGACAACCGCCGCATCCAGCAATTCCTGGGGGATGCTTTGCAGGCCGGCCAGGTAAATCAGGAAATTGAGACCCGCCACCCAGGGGAATCCGACAAAAGCCAGAGCGCCCAACACGGTGTTGCGATCGCCTAGCCATGCTCGGGTAATACTCTCCAATCCGATAGCGTCGAGCATGATGTTGATTCCCCCATCAACGGAGTACAGCCACCGCCAAACCAAAATTGTAACGACGACCGGCACGATCATCGGGAACACAAAATACACGCGCAGCCAATATTTGATGCGCTGGTGGGGCAGATGGAAAATCAAAGCCGCCGCCGCAAGAGGCATTGTGATCACCACGCCCACATTGAACAAGGTCAGGAAAAGCAGGTTTCCGGCTGATGCGATTAGCCGTTTATCGTGGATAAGTTTGTCGTAA
This region of Chloroflexota bacterium genomic DNA includes:
- a CDS encoding carbohydrate ABC transporter permease, with translation MMHRLHRHWRGYYLSYLALLLLAIPTALPILIMLIISGKDFNQYMMNPLAPSLPFHFDNYEVAWGVMAQSFLNNLIIIGISTFAILLFGSLTAYALSRYVFPGRQLLFFFVLGVLAIPSAVILVPSFMLIVKLGVLNTLWAVILPYAAQQSFVIFVLTTFFATLPEEMFESARLDGAGHLSIYAHIVLPLSWPIMSAMAIFEVWFHWNDYAWPSLVLSDPDLQTVAQRLVAFTDAQINVRPEPGQAMAASVIASIPLVLLFIFSMRTFIAGLTSGAVKM
- a CDS encoding dihydrolipoamide acetyltransferase family protein, whose product is MATAVYMPRWGMIMEEGRIVEWLKKEGDEVVIDDPILIVQSEKVDDEVAAPATGVLRVIVVPAGENAAVGAVLAIIASTDEPATAIEALMEQSAPHPAVDPPPSPTSAPPSSMPKPRRVKISPAARRMAEDKGIDWQNLEGTGPRGRIERKDVLRAIETAQTASTMGKRIPLSPMRQAIARRTLESIQSPQAALCREIDITSVLRFRQGLTESNWPQNKPPTFTAILAKASALALAEAPILNARLKDESIWLDDNVHIGIVVAIEDGIVVPVILEANQKSLFEIATELNELTQRARAGRLTLAEMEGGTFTISNAGPLGIDFFQALLYPPQVGALGVGRGRQRAVVVDGEFAVRTMCYFCISSDHRVVDAEPIGRFLNRMDEIMQNPDLLLESAVS
- a CDS encoding AAA family ATPase translates to MSVRIKTVVIFIGLPYTGKTTLIQRLQEVCPGDAIFADAIFTRSVPPSQISLNRWFQEGSCLVRRIKTIIKQSANECFFVELGTMLAEPRAELVRWCNEHGYKVIPIWCRCDDDEALQQRHRTRIEEIGEGGRSGAKIDITLDDLYERICAAFEQPASEEGYFVIDTYRSVDETLATIHQLLISAH
- a CDS encoding sulfatase — translated: MTEHEPSVRRPNIIYIFADEWRAQATGYNGDANCETPVLDELASQSIDVTHTVAGCSVCCPSRASLMTGQYPLTHGVYINDTELNPNCDSIARAFNDGGYDTAYIGKWHIYGSPEGHFERRKSYVPRAYQLGFEYWKGFECNHDYNDSTYFFNDDPTPRKWEGYDAFAQSRDAADYIQNHSENENPFLLMLSWGPPHFPLHTAPPEYRERYAEREIELRANVPPEFREQAVKDLRGYYAHIAALDDCLAILLDAIREAGIEENTILVWTSDHGDMRSSQGLETKLFPWDESIRVPFLLRWPQLHGNEGSRLSIPLDTPDMMPTLLGLCGLPIPDTVEGRDWSPYFRDETQPDGCEAAFLNMPAEFTELLYTGMNAYRGLRTIRYTYVRNFDGPWLLYDNETDPYQMKNLINNPAYSELQATLEIRLQQRLDDLGDEFLDGRIYLERDGLTHYVEVNEGIKRRWRDPWK
- a CDS encoding glycoside hydrolase family 31 protein, with protein sequence TEILDAAGRKVTEVGGRQKTLFSTVLDSFPSGLIHDEKTNMDYAVENFTLAPGEAIYGFGEQFSTLNKRGQTVGLWAIDGMGNTSGRSYKNIPFFMSTAGYGVFVNHVLPMTFFVGSRSFVHNLLVAEGDSLDYYFFYGPTLKKIAGAYTDLTGKSPVPPKWTFGLWVSRISYDSQEEVLETACRLRAERYPADVINVDTNWFEGEWQCDWRFGPRFPDPAAMFQKLREQHLRVCLWQWPYICEHLDIFEEAQEKGVLAEGGNFDMLLFKVRTIDMSNPEAAQWYQAQLRRLFDLGAAVIKVDFGEHVRDYERYQGYSGREMHNLYPLLYNQAAFEVTQEYFGQGVIWARSAYAGSQRYPLHWSGDNSSTFENMLCSLRGGLSFGLSGFTFWSNDVGGFTGTPSDRLYARWTQFGIFNSHMRLHGGGPRYREPWNYEPETQDIFRRMIELRYRFLPYLYSESHHSARSGLPLLRPLVYEFQDDPTTFNIEDEFLFGQAVLVAPILTEEDERKIYLPAGLWADGWTGDLLTGPCWIDYRADLDRVPFFYRGGYAVPQGPAMQYVDELPLDPLTLHIVPDEAGRVAYTMIDDDETIAVSGQLRDGMLDLQVESSPRGLALHIYTAEEIERVMCNGQDVTPRQVSPHHCTAEAKT
- a CDS encoding sugar ABC transporter permease; amino-acid sequence: MAVQLPPEPIPQAPTRPRRSPVRQIKRHWPLYFIAFPTIVLILVFFYYPAISGFVYSFTYWDVKNISWAGLANYDKLIHDKRLIASAGNLLFLTLFNVGVVITMPLAAAALIFHLPHQRIKYWLRVYFVFPMIVPVVVTILVWRWLYSVDGGINIMLDAIGLESITRAWLGDRNTVLGALAFVGFPWVAGLNFLIYLAGLQSIPQELLDAAVVDGASSINRFFRIELPLVRGQIRLLVMLTIIFWLRSFELPLIMTDGGPGWASMLPGLRMYHTISRDFNLGYGSAIGVVLFFVVFLVTMIQMRVTRESNEAL